The proteins below are encoded in one region of Oreochromis niloticus isolate F11D_XX linkage group LG6, O_niloticus_UMD_NMBU, whole genome shotgun sequence:
- the psmd12 gene encoding 26S proteasome non-ATPase regulatory subunit 12 — translation MSEERSERSDGRIVKMEIDYSSTVDQRLPECEKMAKEGKLQEAIESLLSLEKQTRTASDMVSTSRILVAVVQMCYEAKDWDALNENIMLLTKRRSQLKQAVAKMVQECYKYVDAVTDLTIKLRLIDTLRTVTAGKIYVEIERARLTKTLANIKEQNGEVKEAAAILQELQVETYGSMEKKEKVEFILEQMRLCIAVKDYIRTQIISKKINTKFFQEEGTEELKLKYYNLMIQVDQHEGSYLSICKHYRAIYDTPCILEDSSKWQQALKSVVLYVILSPYDNEQSDLVHRISGDKKLEEIPKYKDLLKQFTTMELMRWASLVEDYGKELREGSPNSPATDVFSYTEEGEKRWKDLKNRVVEHNIRIMAKYYTRITMKRMANLLDLSVDESEEFLSSLVVNKTIYAKVDRLAGIINFQRPKDPNDLLNDWSHKLNSLMSLVNKTTHLIAKEEMIHNLQ, via the exons ATGTCTGAGGAGCGATCTGAAAGATCCGATGGGAGGATTGTCAAGATGGAGATCGACTACAGTTCAACTGTAGACCAGCGTCTCCCGGAATGTGAAAAAATGGCTAAA GAGGGCAAGTTGCAAGAAGCCATCGAGAGCTTGTTATCATTGGAGAAGCAAACCAGAACA GCATCGGACATGGTATCAACCTCCAGAATCCTTGTCGCTGTGGTTCAGATGTGTTATGAAGCCAAGGACTGGGATGCACTGAATGAAAACATCATGCTACTCACCAAACGGAGGAGTCAGCTCAAACAG GCTGTTGCCAAAATGGTCCAAGAATGCTACAAGTATGTGGATGCTGTGACTGATCTCACCATCAAGCTGAGGCTAATCGACACACTTCGCACTGTGACTGCTGGGAAG ATCTATGTGGAGATCGAGCGTGCCAGGCTAACGAAGACCTTAGCTAATATCAAGGAGCAAAATGGAGAGGTCAAAGAGGCAGCTGCCATTCTTCAAGAATTACAG GTGGAGACATATGGCTCTatggagaaaaaggagaaggtGGAATTTATATTAGAACAGATGAGGCTTTGCATTGCTGTCAAGGATTACATTCGGACCCAGATCATCAGCAAGAAGATAAACACCAAGTTCTTTCAAGAGGAGGGCACAGAG GAGCTGAAGTTGAAGTACTACAACCTGATGATTCAGGTGGACCAGCATGAGGGCTCCTACCTGTCCATCTGCAAACACTACAGGGCCATTTATGATACCCCTTGCATCTTGGAGGACAGCAGCAAGTGGCaacag GCCCTGAAGAGTGTGGTGCTCTATGTGATTCTTTCACCCTATGACAACGAGCAGTCAGACCTTGTGCACAGAATCAGTGGAGACAAGAAACTGGAAGAAATCCCGAAATACAA GGACCTTCTGAAACAGTTCACTACCATGGAGTTAATGCGCTGGGCTTCCTTGGTGGAGGATTATGGGAAAGAGCTGAGAGAGGGTTCACCCAACAGCCCTGCAACAGATGTCTTCTCTTATACAGAGGAAGGGGAGAAAAGATGGAAGGACCTGAAGAATAGAGTGGTGGAGCAT AACATCCGAATAATGGCCAAATATTACACGAGAATCACAATGAAAAGGATGGCTAACCTCCTTGACCTCTCTGTTGat GAATCGGAGGAGTTCCTCTCCAGCCTAGTTGTAAACAAGACCATCTACGCCAAGGTTGACCGGCTGGCTGGCATCATCAACTTTCAGAGGCCCAAAGACCCCAATGACCTGCTCAACGACTGGTCACACAAACTCAACTCACTTATGTCTCTGGTCAACAAGACCACACATCTCATTGCCAAGGAGGAAATGATTCATAACCTGCAGTGA